The Candidatus Cloacimonas sp. genomic interval ACGCTTATATCATTTAGAATGGCAACAAATTAAGGATCTAAGTTTTATAGCAGATTGATTCTTTCGGGCAAAATCCTTAATTATATTTATAACATATTAGGAGATAATAAATTATGCAAAGTTCAACCTATACTGCAAGCAATATTAAAGTGCTTAAAGGATTGGAAGCAGTCCGAAAACGTCCCGCAATGTATATTGGAGGCACCAGTGAACGCGGTTTACATCATCTTGTTTATGAAGTAGTAGATAATTCTATTGATGAAGCTCTTGCCGGTTTTTGTGATTTAATTATTTGTACTATTACTGCCGAAGGCAATATTAAAGTGGAAGATAACGGACGCGGTATTCCCGTGGATATTCAAAAAGATATGGGTGTGCCAGCGGTTCAAGTGGTTTTAACGGTTCTTCATGCAGGTGGTAAATTTGATGATAAAAGTTATAAAGTTTCCGGGGGTCTGCACGGAGTTGGTGTTTCTGTAGTTAATGCTCTTTCAGAATTTTTGGAAGTGAATATTTTCAAAGATGGCAAAGAATATTATATGCGTTTTGAAAGAGGCATTCCTGTAACCGAATTAAAAGTTTTGGGAGATACGGATAAAACTGGAACGGTAGTAACTTTTCGCCCTGATGCGCAGATATTTGAGACCACTGAATTCAGTTTTGATTATTTAACTACCCGGCTGAGAGAACTGGCTTTTTTAAATAGTGGAGTGCGGATAATTTTAAAAGATGAACGCAGTAGCCGCGTCCATGATTTTAAGTATGATGGCGGCATTAAAAGTTTTGTAGAATACTTAAATCAAAACAAAAAACCGCTTTTCCCCAATCCTGTATATATTTCCAGTATAAAAGAGGGAATGGAATTTGAAGTGGCGCTTCAATATAACGAGGGTTATCAGGAAAACATCTTTAGTTATGCCAACAACATTAATACTACTGAAGGTGGAACTCACTTAAGCGGATTTAAAAGAGGGCTTACCAGTGCAGTGAATGCCTATATAAAAAACACCGATATGCTTAAAAATGAAAAGGTTATACCTTCGGGAGAAGACATTCGAGAAGGTCTTACGGCTGTTATTTCTATCAAGATTACCAATCCTCAATTTGAAGGTCAAACCAAAACAAAACTGCAAAATTCGGAAGTGGAAGGCATTGTTAATAGCGTTGTCTATGAAAAATTGCTTACTTATTTTGAGGAACATCCTGCCGAAGCAAAAAATATAACCCAAAAAAGTATTTTAGCTGCCCGCGGAAGAGAAGCAGCCAGAAAAGCCAGAGAACTAACTCGCAGAAAAACTGTTTTGGAAAGTGGTTCCCTGCCTGGAAAATTGGCAGATTGCACATTAAGCGATCCGGAAAAAACAGAACTCTTTTTAGTGGAAGGTGATTCTGCGGGTGGAAGTGCAAAACAGGGTAGAGATCGTTCTTTTCAGGCAATTTTGCCCTTGTGGGGTAAAATGCTCAATACTGAAAAAGCCCGAATGGACAAGGTCTTGAATAATGACAAAAT includes:
- the gyrB gene encoding DNA topoisomerase (ATP-hydrolyzing) subunit B — protein: MQSSTYTASNIKVLKGLEAVRKRPAMYIGGTSERGLHHLVYEVVDNSIDEALAGFCDLIICTITAEGNIKVEDNGRGIPVDIQKDMGVPAVQVVLTVLHAGGKFDDKSYKVSGGLHGVGVSVVNALSEFLEVNIFKDGKEYYMRFERGIPVTELKVLGDTDKTGTVVTFRPDAQIFETTEFSFDYLTTRLRELAFLNSGVRIILKDERSSRVHDFKYDGGIKSFVEYLNQNKKPLFPNPVYISSIKEGMEFEVALQYNEGYQENIFSYANNINTTEGGTHLSGFKRGLTSAVNAYIKNTDMLKNEKVIPSGEDIREGLTAVISIKITNPQFEGQTKTKLQNSEVEGIVNSVVYEKLLTYFEEHPAEAKNITQKSILAARGREAARKARELTRRKTVLESGSLPGKLADCTLSDPEKTELFLVEGDSAGGSAKQGRDRSFQAILPLWGKMLNTEKARMDKVLNNDKIQPIILALGAGIGQEFDIKRIRYHKIIIMADADVDGSHIATLLMTFFYRYMRPVIEEGKLYIAMPPLFQVRKGKQKVYVFNEEERDRAIKEMGEKGVIVQRYKGLGEMNAEQLWETTLDPENRKMIAIKMDDAIEADRMFTILMGDEVEPRRDFIQTNARYVKNLDV